TCCCCAACCCCCCCTTTCCTTATGAATTCGGCGATATATATATTGAACACTACGGCAATAGGGTCAATCACATGTACGCCGCCCGTGATTACATTGATAATGGCATCTTGGCCGCAGGCGGTTCCGATGCACCCATTACTGATCACGACCCTTTATTAGGCATACACGTTGCTGTTAATAGAACAAGCAGGTCTGGTACGAAAATAGGTCCGGTTCAATCTATTAGCGTATTGGAAGCCATAAAACTATACACATGGAATGGCGCGTTTGCGAGTTTCGATGAAGATGTCAAAGGCAGCCTGGAGGCAGGCAAGCTGGCCGATCTAGTAGTATTGAATGATAGTATATTGAAAGTGGATTCCCAAAATATCAAGGATTTGAATGTTGAGTCAACGATTCTGAATGGGGAGATTCTTTATCATAGAGGAACATTAGTAGAAATATAAATCTAACGTAACTATTCTAAAACAACAATACCTTCACTTTCATTTTTGGCTTAAGCGAACGCATGTAGAATTTAAAAGGGGGATATTCGCTATGAAAAAGCAAAAATTATTAATTAATGGTGAGAGGCTGAGTCATACGCTCGAGAAATTTGCTGATTTTGGAAGGACAGAAAACAATGGAGTCACACGGCTATCCCTTTCCGAAGAAGATCGATTAGTCCGTGATTACTTTTGTGCTTGCTGTAAAGAATTGGGTATGACCATAAAGCTTGATGATATGGGGAATATTTACGCTACTTTGGCGGGACTTGAAAACAAACCGCCTATTGTGATGGGATCACATATGGATACCGTAAAAAAGGGCGGGCGGTTTGATGGTATCTTGGGTGTAGCTGCAGGCTTGGAAGTCGTGAGGACTCTGGTGGAAAATAATATCCAACCTAAAATTCCGGTAATGATCGTCAATTTTACGAACGAAGAGGGAGCCAGATTCGAACCTTCCATGATGTCTTCGGGAGTTCTTTCAGGTAAATTCGAAAAATCCATCATGCTGCAAAAGACAGATAGTGACGGAACGACTTTCGAAAGTGCTTTGAATGCCATTGGATATGCAGGGGATAAAGAGAATCGTTTAAAAGAAGCGACTGCATTTCTAGAATTGCATATTGAACAAGGGCCGATTCTTGAACGTGAATCACTAACGATCGGTGTCGTTGAATGTGTCCTTGGTATGGTGTGCTATGAGATAGAAGTTACAGGAGAATCCGATCATGCCGGAACCACCCCGATGAATATGAGAAAAGATGCTTTCTTCACTGCGAATAGCTTGATTATGGAGGCTCGTCAGAAGCTGGGCATGCTTGATGACGATTTGGTTTTTACGATGGGAAGGGTAAATGTGTTTCCTAATATCCATACGGTTATCCCTAATAAAGTGGTTTTTTCGCTAGAAGCGAGACATAAGGATTCCAATGTCATCGAAAAGGTGGAGGAAGTCATTGAAAGCCTTACAACAACAGGTTTAGAAGGCAGCTGCGACATCCAAGTGAAAAAATTATGGGACAGGGATACCGTTTGGTTCGAAAAATCCATTTGCAATTTGCTTGAGCAATCGAGTAATACACTAGGTCTACCATATAAGAGAATGGTAAGCGGTGCAGGACATGATGCACAGTTTATAGCCAGTTATATACCGACTGCCATGGTTTTCGTTCCAAGCATCAACGGTAAAAGTCATTGTGAAGAGGAACTTACTACTTGGGAAGATTGTGAAAAAGGCGTCAATGTAATATTGGAAACGGTCCTTGCCATCCAAACTACTTAAGACGCATATACGGTTGGTTGAAAGCAGCTAATGACAGTAAGCCACGGATGCTATCAAACCATCAGTTCAGTTTGAAACTAGGCTTGACTGATGGTGATACATCCATGTTCGGAGCCTAATTAGGGGAGGGTATAATTTGGATGCTATTAAGCTATTGCTTTTTGTTCCATTTATAGGGTTCTTAGGTTTATTGCCCTATGCTAATAAAATAGAACCGTACATATTGGGTATGCCTTTTTTGTTATTTTGGGTTGCATTTTGGATGGTCATGGCATCGATCATCTTAATGATTGTCTATAAGTTCGATCCTGATAATAAAGGGAGTGATTCTGAATGAATATATCATTACTCATCATTTCCATCTTCTTGGTTCTGGCACTTTATTTAGGAATAAAAGCAAGAAAAGGGAAGGATATGGACATGGAGCAATTTGCCGTAGGGGGCAGGGGCTTCGGTACATTCTTCATTTTTCTCTTGATAGCAGGTGAAATTTATACAACTTTTACATTCCTGGGCGGAAGTGGGTGGGCTTACTCAAAAGGTGCCGCTGCTTATTATGTTCCCGCCTATATTTTCTTAGCCTACGTCCTATCATATTGGCTCGTCCCTAAAATATGGAGATATTCAAAACGCCATTCCATTATCTCTCAGCCAGAGTATTTTGCATCTAAATATAAGAGCAGGACAATGGGGATGATCGTAGCTGTATTGGGAAGCTTAGCCCTCGTGCCGTACATAGTCATACAGCTCAAAGGATTAGGTATCATTGTTTCCGAGGCATCTTACGGAGCAATTTCTCCAGTTGCTGCAAGTGTCATCGGTGCTGTTGTCGTAACTACCTATGTAATGATTTCAGGCATTCATGGATCAGCATGGACAGCCATACTGAAAGATTTCATGATCTTGGTGGTCGTTATCTTTTTAGGGATTTACATTCCATTTCATTACTTCGGAGGCATACAGCCAATGTTCGAGACCGTCCAAGCTGCTAAACCGGAAATGTTGGTTTTGGCAGATCAGGGATTGAGTCAGTCCTGGTTTGTGTCCACCGTTTTGCTGAATGCACTAGGATTTTATTTGCTGCCACAAACATTCATGGTCGTTTTATCGTCCAATGGGGAAAGGACCCTTCGCAAAAATGCGATTGCTTTACCCTTATACACATTGTTACTGCTATTCGTTTTTTTCATCGGATTTACAGCCATCTTGGAAATCCCGGGTTTGCAAGGGGCTGATGGGGATCTCTCACTTTTAAGGCTGGCGATTCAAACATTCGATCCATGGGTGATAGGGGTTATCGGAGCTGCAGGGTTATTGACGGCCCTAGTACCTGCTTCAGTCATGCTAATGGCTGCATCAGTAGGTCTGACAAATAGCTTTTACAAAGTTCTCGTCCCTGCTGCGACTGAAACACATCAATTGATTGTCTCCAGGATCATCATCATCGGTATCTCAATCATTGCTTTAATTGTAACGGTAACAGGCGGCGAGGCTTTGGCCATCTTGAATATCATGTCATACAGTTTAATTACACAACTGGCACCTTCGTTGTTTTGCAGTTTACCAAAAACCAATATAATCAATAAGTATGGTGCAATGGCAGGGATATTGGCAGGCGTCCTGATTGTTTTATATGCGACAATTGCAGATGTGAAGGTTGCTACATTCCTGCCGGATATTCCACATGTAATTAATGATATCAGTACAGGCGTCATAGCTTTGTTGTTTAATATTCTAGTAACATTCATTGTAAGTGCACTGACTAAACATATCTCTATGCAACAGACCGAAATGAATGATCTGGACAAGATATCCTAATTTCTTTTAACAAGGCTAATGGAATAAAAAGCATGATTTGGGAGGGGTTTTGTGAAAATTAAAATAACGGCTTGTCAATTTCGAGTAGAAAAAGTGTCAAATTTCAATGAATTTCAGAAACAAGTAGAGGACTTGATCACCCAAGTTCCCGAAAACTCGGATTATATCATTTTTCCTGAACTGTTAACCATCGGGTTATCAGCGGCCTTTGGAGAACAAGATGCTTCGTCCGTTATCAGGATTGATGAATATACCAATCAATACAAAGATCTTTTCAGTTCACTTTCCAGAAAAAGAAAGCAGGTCATCATTGCGGGCACGCATATGGAACGCCGCGAAAATGAATACTTCAATATCGCATACATTTTTGATAAAGATGGATCGGTCGTTGAGCATAAAAAAACTCATATCTTTCCTGCTGAAGCGAATTGGCATACTTCTGAAGGTGATGATCTGGAAGTTTACTCCGTAGGTCCGGTTAAAATAGGAATAGCGGTATGTTATGAAGCGGAGATACCTGAAATTTCAAGGATATTATCTGTGAATGGGGCCGACATCATTTTTTGCCCATCATACACATTTACTGAGGCTGGTTTTTGGCGGGTACGCCATTGCGCACATGCACGTGCAATCGAGAATCAGGTATATTTTGTTCATTGCCCCACTGTTGGTGAACCAGGGACACCGCTGCCGAACGGATACGGCCGCGCCAGTATACTTAGCCCCTGTGACAGCGCTTGGCCAGCAAATGGAATAGTAGCCGAGGCGGTAATGAATGAACATACAATCATTACCGGTACGGTCGATATGGACGAACTATATGAGAATCGAAAGAATGGTGCGGCGACCACTTTCAAGGATCGTAATCGCCGAAAAGATATGTATGCAAAATATGAGCCTTATCAAGGGCTGAAATAATCTGTTGAAAAAACACTATTAATACAATAGTGTTTTTTACTAATAAAAACTATTTCGAAAGGGTGATTATTTTGCAAAGGTTAACCGTTGTAGTGCTATCTTTATTTGCTCTTAGTATTTTAGTATTCAGTCCCAATGAAGCTAGTTCAAGAGAGAAGGAGAGAATTGCCTATGTGGATGTAGCCGTGGCCACTCTTTGGACGGAGCCGGGATTATTAAGGGATATCGATGCTTCTTCATCATCGAATCCCGTTGATTTGAATGCCTGGATCGGCTCGATGAATTATGAAGACAAGCTGTGGCTTGTGGGTAACCTGGAAACACAAGCTTTATATGGTTCAAAAGTGACGATTTTAGAAGAAAGGGGTGAATGGGTGAAAGTAGCCGTTGCCAATCAACCGACGCCCCGAAATGATATTGGTTATCCAGGATGGATGCCAAAGGCACAATTAAAAGACGGAAATTCTTTTGAGAAGCAATTTAAACGAGGATTTGCCCTTGTAAATGCCCCGAAGACTTGGCTTTATTCGGATTCGAAACTTCGGTCCAAATTCATGGAGGTCAGCTTCGATACCCGCCTCCCGATATTGCAGGTTAAAAAGGATAAAGTAAAGGTGATGACACTAAGTAATGGAGCAAAATGGATAGAAAAGCAGGATGTTTCCGTCTATCAAAATGAAAATCAAATACCAGCTCCAACCGGTAAGGACATCGTTGAAACAGGAAAGGGATTTTTAGGGCTTCCTTACCTCTGGGCTGGAATGTCCGGATTTGGATTTGACTGTTCTGGATTTACCTATACAATGTACCATGCTAATGGAATAACGATCCCAAGGGACTCTTCCATTCAGGCGCAATATGGCAAAAAGGTGGAACAAGAAAATCTTCAGCCAGGTGATCTACTATTTTTTGCCCATGATAAAGGGAAAGGAAAGGTCCATCATGTCGGAATATTTATTGGTGACGGCAAAATGATCCATTCGCCTAACAGCTCAACACATGTAAGGATAGATGAAATTAAAACATCCGGATACGGAGAGGAATATGCCGGAGCAAGAAGATATATCGATTGATTTTAAAAACCTGAGAGCACCGTGCTCTCAGGTTTTTTTATGTAAACAAGATTTCAAATCTCTCTAACGGATGACAAAACTTATGACCGACCAATGCCATTATCTTCCTGCATATACTGAAAAACCATTTCTTCATGTCTCCTTATCACTATTTCCTCAAAAGTTATATTTTGATATACCTTTTATTGTTGTTAAGTTTATGATTCATACTATTGTGTATTGTGTGACGAATACATATGGGTTTTATGAAGATGAATGGATACAAGTTTCAGGAAAATCATCCATCCGCCATTCAAAGCGAACATCCCGTATCTCATATTGATGATAGGAATAGGAGTGAAGAACCTGAATATCCGTATACTTTTATAGTGTATTAAGTTGGAA
The DNA window shown above is from Peribacillus sp. FSL P2-0133 and carries:
- a CDS encoding DUF3311 domain-containing protein; its protein translation is MDAIKLLLFVPFIGFLGLLPYANKIEPYILGMPFLLFWVAFWMVMASIILMIVYKFDPDNKGSDSE
- a CDS encoding C40 family peptidase, with amino-acid sequence MQRLTVVVLSLFALSILVFSPNEASSREKERIAYVDVAVATLWTEPGLLRDIDASSSSNPVDLNAWIGSMNYEDKLWLVGNLETQALYGSKVTILEERGEWVKVAVANQPTPRNDIGYPGWMPKAQLKDGNSFEKQFKRGFALVNAPKTWLYSDSKLRSKFMEVSFDTRLPILQVKKDKVKVMTLSNGAKWIEKQDVSVYQNENQIPAPTGKDIVETGKGFLGLPYLWAGMSGFGFDCSGFTYTMYHANGITIPRDSSIQAQYGKKVEQENLQPGDLLFFAHDKGKGKVHHVGIFIGDGKMIHSPNSSTHVRIDEIKTSGYGEEYAGARRYID
- a CDS encoding Zn-dependent hydrolase produces the protein MKKQKLLINGERLSHTLEKFADFGRTENNGVTRLSLSEEDRLVRDYFCACCKELGMTIKLDDMGNIYATLAGLENKPPIVMGSHMDTVKKGGRFDGILGVAAGLEVVRTLVENNIQPKIPVMIVNFTNEEGARFEPSMMSSGVLSGKFEKSIMLQKTDSDGTTFESALNAIGYAGDKENRLKEATAFLELHIEQGPILERESLTIGVVECVLGMVCYEIEVTGESDHAGTTPMNMRKDAFFTANSLIMEARQKLGMLDDDLVFTMGRVNVFPNIHTVIPNKVVFSLEARHKDSNVIEKVEEVIESLTTTGLEGSCDIQVKKLWDRDTVWFEKSICNLLEQSSNTLGLPYKRMVSGAGHDAQFIASYIPTAMVFVPSINGKSHCEEELTTWEDCEKGVNVILETVLAIQTT
- a CDS encoding sodium:solute symporter family protein yields the protein MNISLLIISIFLVLALYLGIKARKGKDMDMEQFAVGGRGFGTFFIFLLIAGEIYTTFTFLGGSGWAYSKGAAAYYVPAYIFLAYVLSYWLVPKIWRYSKRHSIISQPEYFASKYKSRTMGMIVAVLGSLALVPYIVIQLKGLGIIVSEASYGAISPVAASVIGAVVVTTYVMISGIHGSAWTAILKDFMILVVVIFLGIYIPFHYFGGIQPMFETVQAAKPEMLVLADQGLSQSWFVSTVLLNALGFYLLPQTFMVVLSSNGERTLRKNAIALPLYTLLLLFVFFIGFTAILEIPGLQGADGDLSLLRLAIQTFDPWVIGVIGAAGLLTALVPASVMLMAASVGLTNSFYKVLVPAATETHQLIVSRIIIIGISIIALIVTVTGGEALAILNIMSYSLITQLAPSLFCSLPKTNIINKYGAMAGILAGVLIVLYATIADVKVATFLPDIPHVINDISTGVIALLFNILVTFIVSALTKHISMQQTEMNDLDKIS
- a CDS encoding carbon-nitrogen hydrolase family protein, with the translated sequence MKIKITACQFRVEKVSNFNEFQKQVEDLITQVPENSDYIIFPELLTIGLSAAFGEQDASSVIRIDEYTNQYKDLFSSLSRKRKQVIIAGTHMERRENEYFNIAYIFDKDGSVVEHKKTHIFPAEANWHTSEGDDLEVYSVGPVKIGIAVCYEAEIPEISRILSVNGADIIFCPSYTFTEAGFWRVRHCAHARAIENQVYFVHCPTVGEPGTPLPNGYGRASILSPCDSAWPANGIVAEAVMNEHTIITGTVDMDELYENRKNGAATTFKDRNRRKDMYAKYEPYQGLK